Within the Bradyrhizobium cosmicum genome, the region AGTGATAGAGCGTGATCATCAGGCGTTCCCCTTACTACCCGGCAGCGTGCCCATCATCTTGCACAGAACCATCAGCATGACCTCGTCGGCGCCGCCGCCGATCGAGGTCAGGCGGCTATCGCGATAGGCACGGCTGACCGGCGTCTCGTTGGTAAAGCCCATTCCACCCCAATATTGCAAGCAGGCGTCAGTGAGCTCGCGCCCGAGCCGGCCCGCCTTCAGCTTGGCCATGGTCGCAAGCCGCGTCACATCCTCTCCGGCCACCAGCGCTTCGGCGGCGCGATAAATCAGCGCGCGCAGCAGCTCGACCTCGGTCTGCATCTCCGCAAGCTTGAAGTGCACGACCTGGTTATCGAGGATGCTTTGGCCGAACGCCTTGCGGTTGCGGGTGTATTCGATGGTCTGGTCGATGATGTATTCATGCGACTTCAGGCAGGCGGCCGCGCCCCAGAGCCGTTCCTCCTGGAACTGGATCATCTGGTAGGTGAAGCCCTTGCCCTCCTCGCCGATCCGGTTGCGCTTGGGCACACGGACATCGTCGAAGAAGATCTGCGCAGTGTCGGAGGAGCGCATCCCCATCTTGTCGAGCTTTCGCGCGACGTTGACGCCCTTGCTCTTCATGGGGACGCAGATCAGCGACTTGTTGCGGTGAACGGGCCCATCGCTGGTGTTGGCGAGCAGGCAGATCCAGTCGGCCTGGGTGCCGTTGGTGATCCACATCTTACCGCCGTTGATGACGTAGTCGTCGCCGTCCGAGCGCGCGTTGGTCTTGATCGAAGCGACGTCGGAGCCGGCACCGGGCTCGGAAACGCCGATGCAGGCGACGAAGTCGCCCGAGATCGACGGCGCCAGAAATTCGCGCCGCACCTCGTCCGAGCCGAACCGCGCCAGCGCCGGCGTCGCCATGTCGGTCTGCACCCCGATCGCCATCGGCACGCCACCACAGGTGATGGCGCCAAGCTCCTCCGCCATCATCAGCGCGTAGGAGTAGTCGAGGCCCGAGCCGCCAAACTCGACCGGCTTGTTCAATCCGAGGAAGCCGAGACTGCCCATCTTCTTGAACAGCTCATGCGCCGGGAAGATGTCGGCCTTCTCCCATTCATCGACATGAGGATTGATCTCGGCGGCGATGAATTTCTGCAAGGACCGGCGGATATCGTCGTGGTCGGCGGTGAATAGCATTCTTTCCCCTTTGTCATTCCGGGGCGCGCGAAGCGCGAACCCGGAATCCATTCCTCTACAGTGCGTGCAGCCCGATGGATTCCGGGCTCGACGCTTCGCGCGCCCCGGAATGACAGCGGGTGTCACAACCCCATCTGCCTTGACGCCAGATCTTTCATGATCTCCTCGGTGCCGCCGCCGATGGCGTTGACCTTGACCTCGCGGTAGATGCGCTCGGCCTTGATGCCGCGCATGAA harbors:
- a CDS encoding acyl-CoA dehydrogenase family protein, yielding MLFTADHDDIRRSLQKFIAAEINPHVDEWEKADIFPAHELFKKMGSLGFLGLNKPVEFGGSGLDYSYALMMAEELGAITCGGVPMAIGVQTDMATPALARFGSDEVRREFLAPSISGDFVACIGVSEPGAGSDVASIKTNARSDGDDYVINGGKMWITNGTQADWICLLANTSDGPVHRNKSLICVPMKSKGVNVARKLDKMGMRSSDTAQIFFDDVRVPKRNRIGEEGKGFTYQMIQFQEERLWGAAACLKSHEYIIDQTIEYTRNRKAFGQSILDNQVVHFKLAEMQTEVELLRALIYRAAEALVAGEDVTRLATMAKLKAGRLGRELTDACLQYWGGMGFTNETPVSRAYRDSRLTSIGGGADEVMLMVLCKMMGTLPGSKGNA